aaaagaaaaaatgtagAAAAGATGATAGTTACTAAAAAATTATGTATCCAAAAATGGTattgaaattacatatttatagctaaaatgagagtattaaaataattaatttaaataaattaaatgaataataatataaCAAGTAGAGATAAATTCCATGGTGCATGataaattttgtagtaaaatgtgTCGAAAAATTGGTTAAAAAATTAGCATTTGAGGGACAAAGGGACAAGAAGATAATGTGGGCTCAAGATGAAAAAGGTGCAGGCTGCTGGAGGCTTTGGGCAGCTGGGCCATAGTGTATCTGGGCCGAAGGGAGGCTTCGGGCCTGGGCTTGGTGGCAGGCCCAGGCGGAGGGGGAGCAGCTGGTGGGCCAGAGCAGGCTGCGTGGGCCTGGGGAGCTGGCTTCGGGCTGGGCTCTCCAAAtcagcttttttttttcttttcagatttatcacatttcttttctttaagttttcatttcttttttattatcATGCCACAAATCAATTATTTTCCTACAAAGATAAACTAAATTCAAATcacatattttcaataataataatatatcatacataaaattcataaaaaatattaattaaaatttaatttactttgacatttaaattaaataaaatcatctttttaacttttaatttaacaacactaatttcaaataattaaactacaacatattacaacaaaatagttataaaaacacatcaaaatctataaaattaatacaaaactaataaattcaaaattatttaaagacttaataaattacttaaaaacttaaaggCTAAACAACAATTAGCATACAAAAAtgtagtaaaataactctattttgtagagctatcatagaatattagctgaTTTCTATAACATAATCAAATTTTTTTAATACTTTTGGACAATTACAACTTTTGAAAACTTTTTTTGTTAATAAAGCAAACACCATGCTTTATCTTTTGAGGGGTTAATAAATTGAGAATCAAGATTAGAAAAACGACACCGTTCTTGGCCTTATTGGTCTCTTCCGAGTTCTTAGTTCAAGTAAGCTTATCAGAGATTTTGAATTGTAAGTCGTGCGAATGCAAATGCTAGCTCCAATACGACCTCGTTTTGGTGGTCTATTGAACCCGTCATGGTTCAACACCTTCAGAGGCCTCCGagctctctcttcttcttcctccgcCTCTGCCAACCAGTCTCGTGGCGGTCTCCCTCGTTTCTTCTCTGAAGTTCTCCCCACTACCAAGGTATGTTTGTTCTCTATATTCCTCTCAGTTTATGTTCTTAATGGAAAAGTAAAAATGTTGACTTGAAATGCTGTCTTTCTGTTTGAGAAAATGTCTGTGAAAGACCCGAGCTCGTTGCTAAATATCGGTGGTGTGGGGAATAAAAAATCAAACTTGGGATATCTTTTCTGCGATTTATACGCTTCACGAATGTTGGTGTTCATTAATAGTTAAGCCTACTTTgatgaaaatttgaaaatgaaatagAAAATcaagttcatgatgttttccattaAAATGCAGGGTAGTGTTGTTCGCGTTCAAGGCGATGAATTCTGGCATATGACTAAAGTTTTAAGATTGGGCATCAGTGATAGGTACCCTTTACCCTTATTCCTCCTTAAATGAAAGTACTTTTGATAATACATGCGGGTTCAGTTCAaatacttgtgattatttttataatatgtgCAAGGGTAGAGCTCTTCAACGGGAAAGGAGAGTTAATAGAAGGCTGCATTGAGAGGATTGACCGCTATGGGATTGATTTTGTAGCATTGGAAGATCCCAAGTTTCTTCTTTCACAGAACACACAGTGGCATGTATTTGCAGCCTTTGGTAAGTTTACAACCATTTTCAGCTGAATTAGTTCGTATAAATGTTTCTATACATTGCTTAGGATACCATGCTCATAGGCTAAAAGATGATTATGTATAGGGTCTCTAAAGGGCGGTCGAGCAGACTGGCTTGTTGAGAAATGCACGGTATGTGTAAAATGATTGTCCATTTACTATCTAACTAGTAGTCTGTTTTTATTCACGTGGATCTAATTTCTCTTATTTTCAATCCTTTATTTAGGAGCTGGGTGCCAGCAGTGTAACCCCGCTGCTGACAGAGCGTTCTTCGTCTATCTCTGAAAATCGGGTGGACAGATTGCAGCGTGTAGTTTTAGCAGCAACTAAACAATGTAAATGTCAACTGCTTTCATATTGGTTAATGTTCTGTTAAAATTCTTTTgactcttctttttctctcttaataTGATAACATCTACGACAGGTCAACGGCTACATGAGATGATTTTGAATCCTCCTATGAAGATTGAGGACCTTCTACCTACAGTGAGTTTTACTCTGCACTTTCTTATATTGTTATGCCCCCTAAAAGTCTGGGATTCTATCTAGAAAAGTCCAATGGGGACATTTAATTTCATATATAATGACATAGCGTGTAACTGCTTCTCATACATCTAAGATGGAGATTTCGTAATGTTTAACTAAATTATGTTGGTTCCAACTTCATTGGGTCTTTGTTCATACATATATCCTTGATTGTCAAATGTTTGGTATTAATGGTTCCCCTCTtgcaaaatattaatataatatttgtcatttaataaaaacaattatattttttaatctaccgTGCTATCCATGCTTGGTTAAACTTAAATgttacaattttattttttaggtTTCCCAGTCAACGCTATCTTTTGTAGCGGCAGCAGAAGCCACTCCTCTTGTTAGTGCATTGACCACTTTGAGTGTACAGCCAAGCGGACTGATCATAGTTGGATCAGAAGGGGGTTGGTGTATACTAAACTTATTGGTTATGTTATTTTTCTCTATTCTGCCAATGTGAAATAATCTCAATCTTTTCTTAGACATGTAtgtgttgtttttgttttaatgaCTTTCAGATTTCACAGAGAAAGAGTTGAACATGATAACAGGATCAGGTGCCTCAGCAGTAGGTCTTGGGCCTCATCGCCTGCGTGTTGAAACAGCAACAATGGCACTTTTAGCAACCTTAATGCTATGGTCTGATTCTCAGCAAACAGTTGATTCTTGATCTCTACAAGGCAAAAAGCCTCCATTACGTTGCTCCTTTCTATTCTTTTGTATGTGTCGTGTCTCTTATTTCTCTTGTTATTACAGTATATTACCTAGGTAAGGATTTTGAAAATTTGGACCAGTAATTACTACCAAAATCATTGTCTAGTAGTAACCATCGTCTCCTCCTCCTGTCACATTGATTATTTTAGATTGGCTACACTTAAAGTTTCATCCTCATTTTATATTCCATTCAATGTTTATggaagatatatatttattaattggtGCTTCTTGAGGCAGGTTGGGACTTGTGCAGGTCTCATTTTTATTGTCCATCATTCCTCACCGACTTTTGGAGGCAAAAGGGTAACAATCTTTACTAGGGTAGGTTTTTCTCATTGCGTTTGTATTTGTCAAACTATTATGCTTATACCCCTTTTAATATTAATGAATGAGAACTGAGAGATAAAGACATTGAAATAAGTAAAGAAGCTCAAGACCATCCCCAAATGCTAATCTCAATGCTAAATTTAGTACAAAAAGTgactaaatattatatttgacaCAATTATTAGCATTGTgctttaatgcataaatattacATGTAATGCTATTTGGAAATTATACTATTAAAAGTTCATAATATTGAAGAAATGCACAATATATTTgattaaatttgagttttaaataaataaatataaatacaaaTAATTAATTGGTCAACTTTATTGAGTATTTATAAATGTATAAAATTTATTGTTGTGTCAATTGCACACACTTTATAGCATATACAAAATTTAGTACACTTTTAGTATTGTATTGAGGGATTTTTTCCCCCTTAAAATATAGCATTGCATCACATATGCTAACTTTGTTTTTTTCATAAACACTAATATATTGGAAAATCAACTAATTTGAAAAATATGAGAGTTTTTTTTCTCCCACAATGCATGGAGAATAAAGACTTTGTAAAAGTGAAagtcatatatttatatatactagatgCAAGCAACGTGtaatatgcacatttgcttagttttatttatagaatttattaattatttttattaaatttatattaatgtcatataaatttcaaataaatatcatattttaattaaattatttatttatttttgtttaagtttatgtttgttctagattttgaatttgggagtgacaacaagagattatatattatatgtttaatgtaatattaaatattatatgcgGATTTTagatttaagtttcttgctaatttttttttaagaaaagcagtttgttgctaattcaaattagattatattatatgtttaatatgatattattctaataagtgagtttaagtttaattaaattttatttaagttataaaacatatgattgtattattttaaaataattatcattgtaaaatatctcaaaaatatcatattttaatttgtttagttatttattattttaaaataattatcattgtaaaatatctgaaattttttctattttaatttgtttaattatttattatttttaaataattattattgtaaaatatctaaaaaaatatcttattttaattatttattatttttaaataattatcattgtaaaatatctcaaaaatattatattttaatttttttaattatttattttattttatttgagtttaagtgtttacaaactactgttaaatataagaatattctattaaagttaatggaaaaaaataaaaaactgttaaaatcaagaattttcgttaGGGCTGAGCATAAGATCCGAAAAACCGTGTACACCGacctaccgaacaccgaaaaaaccaaaaccgtttaaaccgaaaaccgaaaaaatcgccgacggtgcaaaccgccactgttcggtcggtttggaaattttgggtgaaccgaccaataaaaccgaaaccgaccgaacacaataaaataataatataatattatataattattaattattaaaatttttaataataataaaaaaaaaacttagggcacttgtaaatataattatgttctatatatttatgttttaaaaacacacaaaaatggattctaacaatccaaaatttttaattttttaactaaaactttaaaaaaaaataaaaataaaaataaaaataaaaataaaaataatcaattcggtttggtcgatttaaccgaccaaaccgcggtccaaaacggttggtttttttttttaaactggtttggttcggttGGTTTtcggattgcaccaatccgaaccgaaaaccgaattctggatttttttttgtgaaaaaatcgcccaaaccgaccgatgctcacccctaattttcgttatctacacacttattatatagaagagccaattaaaaaaaaaaaaccatatatacTATGAATTTCCTATCTTTTTCATTTTTCCTTTGACTGTCATTTGTTAAAATCCGTTTGCACATTTTTCTTTGAAAGTGAGTGACTATACCAAAAcattttggtttttccattttTATCAAAGGAAAAGTAAATAGTTATATGGCACATTTCTAAGGAATACAAAGCTGAGATGTTAACTTGTATGGTCTTGGAACTTGGAAAGGATACAAATCACAACACATTAGGCCAACTCCAATGGGAGTTGCCTTTGCTAGTGCTTGTCAGAATTGGTcaaagaagggaaaaaaaaacTGATGTGGAGAAGTTGAAGTTTGGCAACGTTGCCCAGCAGTGGCAACGTTgccttcaaattttttttttttttttatttgattggtTGAATTTTGATGTGATAGTTTAAGCCACCCTTACCATTGGAGTTGGCCTTACAATGACTGGCAGGTGAGTTTGACTTTGTACGTTTTCTGAATTATAAGGACCACTAATTTTAAGACTAGAAAAGAAGAGAAGTAACACAGCAAAATAAGGGGTTGTCTTTCTCTAATTCAATTTCAATCCAACAtcttgattttatatttatattttaaacaatTCTCTTTCCCTgatttttttttagagttttggTTGGATTTTCAAATCAAATGTGGCAATGTCAAATTCAAGAGGATAATACAAAATTGTTATTTTTATAAATGGAGGCTTTTCATTAGGTACTATTGTATTACTAATTGAAGAAATTTCAAATTCCCAATTAAAATAAGGATATTGGTGATATAAATACATAAGTTCATGTTTTTGTtatacttaaataaataatttatttttttgacgGCATAAATACTTAATGTTATTTTTTGTTGCAATGGttactttattattttaataggaaaatactaaaattcttcaATATTGATATTGACagcataaatatataaattatgtaacttttaatttttgtaacaaaaaaaataaaaaaaattagttaaatttttttttattatttatgctaCAAATATTAAAAGTTAAGTATTTAAGTCATAACTTATGTATTTATGCCACTAATACCCCAAATTAAAAAGTTTGGTATTTTATTGTTAACGAAAAAAATAacaattacaataaaaaataaacgTTAAGTATTTATGCcgtcaaaaaaataaattaggtatTTAAGTATAATAAGAGCGTGAATTTAAGTATTTAGGCCTCTATTTTCCTATTAAAATATGATAGCTGACATTATTATCAACATGTTAGTCCCATCTCTTCAAAGCTTTTTGTAAAAATACCATATAATGTGATCTTATAAGTTCAATTTTATCAAGCTAAACTGAACTTTTTAAAGTATTTTATTAGGATATTTTTATTATCACACTTTTTTGCTCTCCTCGCTCATTTTCTAATTACACACACTAGGAATTTAAgaattggaaagaaaaaaaattcacacatttttttttaagttttgacAAGTACAAAATTACCCCTTaaaagaaatactataaaacTTCCTTCTCCATCTATTAACAGTATTATTTATGTttcctctaatttttttaattacacgtTGTATTCTTGTGTGTTTATACTTATTCATTCATGCTTATCATTATGATTTCTTACCTATTGAACAAAAATCACGTGGGATAAAACAAAATGATAAAGTGAAGAGATATcaaatcttatatttttaatttttttttaaaaattgaattaatttattACAAATTAGTCGTTGGGAAAGGCAAGGTTTGAAATTGCTTTTATATAGTATTCAACAACATCATCTTACTGCCAACCAATTTTTTCAACGAAAAGCGTGCCACATTAAGTGTTGAATAAGAACTAATAAGACGCTGCCCAGTTTTAATGTGTACATTATTACCATTTAATTTATGTAAAATTACTAAATTACCCTTAATTTACATTCTAAATAACAAAAACCCCTTTGGATAGGACCACATTTTTAATGTGGAGAATTTTCTAGTTCtcaactttttatttttattttttatgttcgTGTGAAAAGTACAATTTTTGTAtgattttctttcctttcttttcattAGCCACATGATATTCCATATGTTGTTTCTATCAACTTCATAAATTGTAATGAAGATGTCTCCTAACagaatatatatttctttttatataacttcattaatttcatgttatttcctagTAGTATATGGCAcatcatttaattaaaattaaaattagactATAAAATTTGGTTTAGTTGATATGTATAAGGAAGGAACCTTGGAGTTTGGAAAATGAATATCAGCATGACTTTTCTCATGGAAATTTTTGAGAATTGGCAAagtaatttttgaattatttctTTAGTAATTAGGTCCTTGAATTTAATATGAttagttgttattattattattattattttgacaattataaatttttttgaaGGAGTGCACCCAAAAACTATAGtgcaaatttacaaaaaaattttaaaaaaatcaagaagcaaaatcaacaaaaatttattacaaatttaatataATACATAGTTAGTTGCGACTATTTATAATTTCAATTACTTAAATACTACCAAATTAATTACTTCTCTATTCTTTTCTCTAAAATATATcatcaaaattttattttttattttatgtcttCTAATTTATAAACATCAATCATTATTATTCATTCTAAATATAAAATAATGAGGAGAGATGAGACCAAAATTGCTAAAAAAAAGTTTAgagaatattttataaatttggagAAATTATAGAAGcattattatgtaaaaaatatgtaatattatattttagTGAATGCATTAGAGTTGTATTTTAAAAATAgatcttctatatatatatatatatattttacataaATCATTCCGAAtgctttaagaaaaaaaaattaaaaactattttGCAGAAGGTCAAATAAAAAGAGGCAATGGCAAAAGTGTGGTTTTGTGAGGAAAAGGGGGGCAAAATGGGAAAGGGAGGGCCAATAAAAGCGCTTCAGGAAAGAGTATAGTAAGCAGGCAAAGAATTCAATTTAATTGAATTGagggctatatatatatatatatatatattcttgagTAACGGACTGTCATGGCCTCCTAACTCTACCAATTCTATCACAACCACTCGTACTGTTACcactactcttcttcttcttcttcttcttcttctgttaATTTTCAGATCTCTGTATAATTAATCAATGGTGAACCAGCTGGAGAACCTGGTGGAGTCGATCAAATCGAAGGTGAGAGCTTTTAAGTCGAAGAGTAAGCCGAAGAAGAGTTACGTTAAGATGGACAAGAGCTCAAGCGTCAAGGTCGAGATCCGCAGCAGAAAAGCCAGAAAACTCATCGACAAGACTCTCAAGGTCGCCGATCGTCCCGGCAAGCGCACCGTTAATTGAATAATTAtacatttttatgtatatatatatattatatgtatgtgtttttgttttttatattatatatatatgtatacatgatATAAGACGTCGTCGTTTCTAACGAGATTCGATTGAGTCACTTCATCTCTTTTCAATTTTTGTATTGTGGCGATCCGATTCTGTGTTTCTGCCATTTTATGTTTCTCTCTGTGCTGAGATCATTAAGCCTTTGAAACCGTTTCGGAACTGTGCCAAAAAAATTGCactgcttcttcttcttcttcttttttttttttttttcaattaatagTAATAATTTCAGTGGTTGTTCTtggatttttcttttatttgattatatatatttatatatgtgtgtgtttatgGGATTGGGTCCGCGATTTTGGGAGACGGGAAAGATTACGAGTTTCGCTGAAGAAATATTCAGAATTCAGATACAGTAGTGCTTACGTTAGAGGAATGATGAGCCAATTAATtagtatattattatatttaattaatcattataatATACGGTGATTACCGACCAAAAGTTAGTGAGATTTGTTTTAATTGTTAATTACGTGTAGAAATTGAGATTTTTGACTTATATATATACCGAAAAGTCATTTCTCCtttgaattgaattattaatcTTAACATGAAGAGAATGATGAGAAGGAAATAATGTTCATTAGTTATaagttttttgagtttttttttaaacttttctacaaacaataaaattaaatccataaatagtttatttgatattttcgtaaatcatttataaaaaaaaattaaataaaagaaagagtgGCTGTAATAAAAATACAGTTTAGTACGTTCAAAATTCTGCTGCGACAAAATACATTAATTGTCgtgaaaaaaaatttgttgtccCTAATTTTCTATCTCCTTTATGTCCCACTAATTATTGTATGTCCCACCAATTATTGTAAGACACATCATCTATTTATAgtattaatataattagaaaaagagaaagttataaataatttaaatatatattaaataaataaataagatgtCTTAAATTAATTGGTGGGATATAGAGGGGATAGAAAATTGAAATAGCAGTTTTTTTCCGTCAtttgaaattttattattatatatatttttttggttgAAGAAAATGAGTGTGAAAAGTTAGTAAAAGTTTGAATTAGTATATGAGAGGCTATATTATAGGATCATCAATATAAGCCGACTCAAGATTTTTACGACCTCAAGCCTATAATACCTATCTTTTTAAAATTTTGGACTTGTGACTAATTTGTTGTATTGTGTTTTTGTTAACTAGTGTCGAATATGAGTAGATTGGAGAAAAGACCATTGAAGATATATACAAGTATCAAATACCAATACACATGGAAGTGGTATGGTACtacatactatatatatatatacactcaaATAACATCATGATCAAGTGATGAtctttctcatatatatatatataaaattgtttataattttaataaaaattagtttacttttttttctaatatatataatagaataaattataattatatagtatatatatttatattaataatttttacatatatatatgatatataaacacaacattgatatatatatttacatacatgacatatatataaaatataataatatttaaaaagaaattaataatagaaataaaataagaatagaaaaaatcataATGTACATATACATAcagcaactatttttagtttctaatgtatctcacaatatcatttggtgaatttgatgaagaaaaaaagctctaatcacttgataaaaaaactatcatacaaatttataagataaaaaaacataatatatgtctttattatttttaaataattataatttaattatttaaattgtcataaaatatcttaaaaatatattttttcaattaattaattttcatttaagtttatgtttaatataatattaagtttaaatttaattaaattttaattaagttataaaatatatgattttattatttttaaataaatatcattataaaatatctcaaaatatcatattttaatttgtttgattatttatttatttaattttatgtaagtttaagtcatgtctacaatctaccgttaaatataagaatatttcgttaaaattaacggaaaaaaataaaaaaaactattaaaataaaaaatttccgttatttacacatttaaaaaaatatataaatatatatatatattctcataTTTACTTATCCTTTTCTTTTATATATGTTTGCATTAAATTTGATCCTTGTCTAGTGGAAGACTGGAAAGTTGGATTTATAAGCGTTTAATATCCTTGATGGTAACGGTCATCCCCCACAATCAATAATATATGGCCAATATCGATTTATTAGTGAGGAGAAGACTATTT
The genomic region above belongs to Humulus lupulus chromosome 1, drHumLupu1.1, whole genome shotgun sequence and contains:
- the LOC133789314 gene encoding uncharacterized protein LOC133789314 → MQMLAPIRPRFGGLLNPSWFNTFRGLRALSSSSSASANQSRGGLPRFFSEVLPTTKGSVVRVQGDEFWHMTKVLRLGISDRVELFNGKGELIEGCIERIDRYGIDFVALEDPKFLLSQNTQWHVFAAFGSLKGGRADWLVEKCTELGASSVTPLLTERSSSISENRVDRLQRVVLAATKQCQRLHEMILNPPMKIEDLLPTVSQSTLSFVAAAEATPLVSALTTLSVQPSGLIIVGSEGDFTEKELNMITGSGASAVGLGPHRLRVETATMALLATLMLWSDSQQTVDS
- the LOC133789318 gene encoding uncharacterized protein LOC133789318, with amino-acid sequence MVNQLENLVESIKSKVRAFKSKSKPKKSYVKMDKSSSVKVEIRSRKARKLIDKTLKVADRPGKRTVN